A single genomic interval of Agarivorans aestuarii harbors:
- a CDS encoding MDR family oxidoreductase: MFKALVLDQVEKQTTSSIRQLNDTDLPESDVIVKVDYSSLNYKDGLAITGKGKIVRNFPMVPGIDLTGTVEQSHDPRYAAGDKVVLTGWGVGEGHWGGMAEKASLKADWLVPLPEGLSGKQAMMVGTAGFTAMLCVQALIDAGITPESGEILVTGASGGVGSVAVTLLAKLGYKVAAVSGRIEQNGALLEELGASRVIDRSVFEEPARALEKQVWAGAVDTVGSKVLAKVLAQMDYNGAVAACGLAGGFDLPTTVMPFILRNVSLLGIDSVSCPSAKRINAWQHLAELLPDSYYQQACTEVELEQVAEYAEAITNGQVTGRVVIKL; the protein is encoded by the coding sequence ATGTTTAAGGCACTCGTTCTCGATCAAGTTGAGAAACAAACCACTTCTAGCATTCGCCAACTTAATGATACCGACTTGCCCGAGAGTGACGTAATTGTAAAAGTTGATTATTCCTCACTTAACTATAAAGACGGCCTAGCCATTACCGGTAAAGGTAAAATTGTTCGCAATTTCCCCATGGTACCCGGAATTGATTTAACCGGTACCGTTGAGCAATCTCACGACCCTCGTTACGCTGCTGGTGACAAAGTGGTGTTAACCGGTTGGGGAGTTGGTGAAGGGCACTGGGGCGGAATGGCAGAAAAAGCCAGTTTAAAAGCGGATTGGTTAGTTCCTCTGCCCGAGGGCTTAAGTGGTAAGCAAGCTATGATGGTAGGTACTGCTGGTTTTACCGCTATGTTATGTGTACAAGCCTTGATTGATGCTGGTATTACGCCAGAATCGGGTGAAATCCTGGTTACAGGTGCCAGTGGTGGCGTTGGCTCGGTAGCCGTTACCTTACTTGCCAAGTTGGGATATAAAGTGGCTGCTGTTAGCGGTCGAATAGAACAAAATGGTGCTTTATTAGAAGAACTAGGCGCTAGTAGAGTTATCGACCGTAGCGTGTTTGAAGAGCCAGCGCGCGCCTTAGAAAAACAAGTTTGGGCCGGTGCAGTTGATACTGTGGGTAGCAAGGTATTGGCTAAAGTACTGGCTCAAATGGATTATAATGGCGCCGTTGCCGCCTGTGGCTTAGCTGGCGGCTTTGATTTACCAACCACGGTTATGCCGTTTATTTTGCGTAATGTTAGCTTGTTAGGCATAGATTCAGTGAGTTGCCCAAGTGCTAAACGGATTAATGCGTGGCAGCATTTAGCTGAGTTGCTACCAGATAGTTACTACCAGCAAGCGTGCACCGAAGTGGAATTAGAGCAAGTTGCAGAATACGCTGAAGCTATAACGAATGGCCAAGTCACTGGGCGGGTGGTTATCAAGCTTTAA
- a CDS encoding carbohydrate porin translates to MQSAHILVCLSLLATGLSNSLQAQLFTDLSKQVSPYNHKPMLSGVDELSNYQSMKRYLSVNHGLDYQIQIAPIAQTDGHGNNYLDNETDLIITKRFWENQHGYGKLVFAGVMVNMLNNSYTRKFADDVGLGPSQPNGGMTGPDQNITAINGLWWEHSLLNNGLTYRLGHLYTTRLWATNKYLSDDRSTFMASPFSHQGLSWTSGQRALGATLSVQNQWAYVQAGFNDAKPNGKDIDIRSFSDGKFVRHLELGLTPSFNFGEGEYKISLADIDDTSNAHTSVNDLEANKAGQTLSVSVSQDFGNLGIFARYNRSYQRYAAKTKAVAVAGLVVNDLLDNQDVLGIGYAEVEPVDRIRKQHGNEKSIEIYYDIKLTNRLSIAPDIQYYFTKAATKGINTAGDTIFGLRLRYML, encoded by the coding sequence ATGCAAAGCGCACACATTTTGGTTTGTTTATCATTGTTGGCAACTGGGCTAAGTAACAGCTTGCAGGCGCAACTATTTACTGACTTATCCAAACAGGTTTCCCCCTATAACCACAAACCCATGCTGAGTGGCGTCGATGAGCTAAGTAATTATCAAAGTATGAAACGTTACTTGTCGGTAAATCATGGCTTAGATTATCAAATCCAGATTGCGCCCATAGCCCAAACCGACGGTCACGGTAATAACTACCTAGATAACGAAACCGACCTCATTATCACCAAGCGATTTTGGGAAAACCAACATGGTTACGGCAAGCTAGTGTTTGCCGGCGTGATGGTAAACATGCTTAACAATAGTTATACCCGAAAATTTGCCGACGATGTCGGATTAGGACCAAGTCAACCAAATGGTGGAATGACAGGACCAGACCAAAACATCACCGCAATTAACGGCTTATGGTGGGAACATAGCTTACTTAATAATGGACTCACCTATCGCCTAGGACACCTTTACACCACCCGACTATGGGCAACCAACAAATATCTAAGTGATGATCGTAGCACCTTTATGGCCTCGCCATTTTCACACCAAGGTTTAAGTTGGACTAGTGGTCAACGTGCACTAGGAGCAACACTGTCAGTACAAAACCAATGGGCTTATGTGCAGGCGGGGTTTAACGATGCGAAACCTAATGGCAAAGATATCGACATACGTAGCTTTAGTGATGGAAAATTTGTACGCCACCTCGAGCTAGGCCTAACACCAAGTTTTAATTTTGGTGAAGGTGAATACAAAATTAGCCTTGCAGACATCGACGATACAAGTAATGCACATACCTCAGTAAATGACCTAGAGGCAAATAAGGCGGGTCAAACTTTATCGGTGAGTGTAAGCCAGGACTTTGGAAATCTCGGCATCTTTGCTCGCTATAATCGCTCTTATCAACGTTACGCGGCAAAAACTAAAGCAGTTGCTGTAGCTGGCCTAGTGGTAAATGATTTATTAGATAACCAAGATGTATTAGGCATTGGATATGCCGAGGTAGAACCCGTTGATAGGATCCGTAAACAACACGGAAACGAAAAGTCCATCGAGATTTACTACGATATAAAACTGACTAATCGTTTAAGCATTGCGCCTGATATTCAATACTACTTTACCAAAGCAGCCACCAAAGGCATAAACACTGCTGGAGATACCATTTTTGGCTTACGACTTCGCTATATGCTGTAG
- a CDS encoding LamG domain-containing protein, whose amino-acid sequence MKPSKLLLIPMSTTFMFGCFEAPEVYVPPPEPTYAIENTDWNISSETSNITTSSTEYAQIYKFVDDVLTIYSYDETNDLYTYTTQSYTVSETTIAYGDVDGTYVVDDAGALAITYTLNGVDYNDSGAEVTDETILAAIADAEKEQTPGVEVPTADYEWDFAAIDADAAQGDKVLQMSKADNNPRAVVDGAVDTNGAVSISQSTESGSYGYHYTTMDSTTDPLAAIDGVISMEITFKADSASFNADLGQDLQLLENTDSNTGWKVVVNKSTLIPELRIYNGDGSTSIKATSVVEDDTYMHLVATYDGTTASIYINGELEGTAEVTDYIANTKEGDKVYVGGGSNSSQKNLAGAIDSAAFWLETLSAEEVAERAKDFGFGDTDPETPTGPTADFEWDFSSVDAAPSEGAKVLQMSKADDNARAVVDGAVEADAAVSITQTSADGLFGYHYTIMDSTTDPLAAIDGVISMELVYKSTSASFNADLGQDLQLLENTDSNKGWKVVVNKSTLIPELRIYNGDGSTSVKATSVLEDDTYTHLIATYDGTTASIYVDGVLEGTAEITDYIANTKEGDKVYIGGGSNSSQKNLDGAIDNAAFWLSTLTAEEVAARAEAYGFTAN is encoded by the coding sequence ATGAAACCGTCTAAGCTGCTGCTAATCCCTATGAGCACAACTTTTATGTTTGGTTGTTTTGAGGCGCCAGAAGTATACGTTCCGCCACCAGAGCCTACTTATGCTATCGAAAACACCGATTGGAATATCTCTAGCGAAACCTCGAATATCACAACGTCGTCGACTGAATACGCACAAATCTATAAGTTTGTAGATGATGTGTTAACTATCTATAGCTACGATGAAACTAACGACCTTTATACCTACACGACTCAATCTTACACTGTTTCAGAAACCACTATTGCCTATGGTGATGTAGACGGTACATATGTAGTTGATGATGCAGGTGCTCTTGCAATTACTTACACTTTAAATGGAGTGGACTATAACGACTCCGGAGCAGAAGTAACCGACGAAACTATTTTGGCGGCTATTGCTGATGCAGAAAAAGAACAAACGCCAGGTGTAGAAGTTCCAACTGCTGACTATGAGTGGGACTTTGCCGCTATCGACGCTGATGCTGCACAGGGCGATAAAGTATTGCAAATGAGTAAAGCCGACAACAACCCAAGAGCGGTTGTTGATGGCGCTGTGGATACGAATGGTGCTGTATCTATTTCTCAGTCTACTGAATCTGGTTCTTACGGTTATCACTACACTACCATGGATAGCACCACAGACCCTCTTGCCGCTATTGATGGTGTAATTTCAATGGAAATTACTTTTAAAGCTGATAGTGCCAGCTTTAATGCTGATCTTGGCCAAGATCTACAGTTGTTAGAAAACACTGATAGCAATACCGGTTGGAAAGTAGTTGTAAATAAAAGCACTTTGATACCTGAACTACGTATCTACAATGGCGATGGTTCTACCAGCATAAAAGCCACTTCGGTTGTAGAGGACGATACCTACATGCACCTTGTTGCTACTTACGATGGAACAACGGCCAGCATTTACATTAACGGGGAGCTCGAAGGTACTGCTGAAGTAACTGACTATATTGCAAATACTAAAGAAGGCGACAAAGTATACGTTGGTGGCGGTTCTAACAGCTCTCAGAAAAACTTAGCTGGCGCTATTGATAGTGCAGCATTTTGGCTAGAGACCCTTTCAGCTGAGGAAGTTGCAGAGCGTGCAAAAGACTTTGGCTTTGGGGATACCGATCCTGAGACGCCTACAGGCCCAACCGCTGATTTTGAGTGGGACTTTAGCAGCGTTGATGCAGCACCTTCAGAAGGTGCAAAAGTTTTACAAATGAGTAAAGCTGATGACAATGCAAGAGCTGTGGTTGATGGCGCAGTAGAAGCTGATGCAGCGGTGTCTATAACTCAAACCTCTGCTGATGGCTTGTTTGGTTATCACTACACGATAATGGATTCAACTACCGATCCTTTAGCCGCTATCGATGGCGTTATCTCAATGGAGTTGGTATACAAGTCAACTAGCGCCAGCTTCAATGCAGACCTTGGCCAAGATTTACAGCTACTTGAAAATACCGATAGTAATAAAGGTTGGAAGGTTGTTGTAAACAAGAGCACCTTGATCCCAGAGTTACGTATCTATAATGGTGACGGCTCAACATCAGTTAAAGCAACTTCAGTACTAGAAGATGATACCTATACTCACCTTATAGCCACATATGATGGTACTACAGCAAGCATATATGTAGATGGTGTACTTGAAGGTACTGCTGAAATCACAGATTACATTGCAAACACCAAAGAAGGTGACAAAGTGTACATCGGTGGTGGTTCTAACAGTTCGCAGAAAAACCTTGATGGCGCAATTGATAATGCAGCGTTCTGGTTATCAACGCTAACAGCTGAAGAAGTTGCGGCGCGAGCAGAAGCATATGGCTTTACTGCTAACTAG
- a CDS encoding sodium:solute symporter family protein: MDIQTWTSLFVALSFTLYMVIAIWAKANNTQDFYVANASIHPLTNGMATAATWMSAASFISLAGVISFLGYDGAVYLMGWTGGYVLLAVCLVPYLHRFGQYSVADFFGQRYYSKRARVLAVICTVFISFIYVAGQMRGVGVVFARFLEVNVNLGILLGMAIVFFYAVWGGMKGITYTQVAQYCVLVFAFLVPAVFTSIALTGQVFPQFGLGSNVTGTSNLYLLDKLDGLSEELGFARFTNGTRNLSDQVFITAALMMGTAGLPHIIVRFFTVAKVGEARVSAGYALAFIALLYTAAPAVGAFAKVNLIESINGLDLKGIAQEQQPSWLAHWQQAGLVEWSDENGDGRLFYSGDQRNEVTINQDIVVLASPELAQLPNWVVALVAAGGLAAALSTAAGLLLVIASSISHDLVKQTWQKKLSDKQELKLARCCAIVAICAAGYLGINPPALVAEVVAIAFGLAASSLFPAIVLGIFVKSIGRTAVISGMLSGMSITLAYVAFFKFVSPALNHTEHWLWGISPEGIGALGMLANFAIVFIVQRFTQPAPASVQDLVLALRKP; the protein is encoded by the coding sequence ATGGACATTCAAACTTGGACCTCCTTATTCGTCGCGCTTAGTTTTACGTTGTATATGGTGATAGCCATTTGGGCTAAAGCCAACAATACCCAAGATTTCTACGTTGCTAATGCCAGCATTCATCCGCTTACTAATGGTATGGCCACCGCAGCGACCTGGATGTCGGCAGCTTCTTTTATCTCTTTGGCGGGGGTTATCTCATTTCTCGGCTACGATGGCGCCGTTTACTTAATGGGCTGGACGGGCGGATACGTGCTGCTCGCGGTGTGTTTAGTGCCCTACTTACATCGTTTCGGACAATATTCGGTTGCCGACTTTTTTGGTCAGCGCTATTACTCAAAGCGGGCTAGAGTGCTAGCGGTAATATGTACGGTGTTCATTTCATTTATTTATGTTGCTGGGCAAATGCGCGGCGTAGGTGTGGTGTTTGCGCGTTTTTTAGAGGTGAACGTTAATCTGGGTATTTTGCTCGGCATGGCAATTGTGTTCTTTTATGCGGTGTGGGGGGGAATGAAAGGAATTACCTATACTCAGGTAGCTCAATATTGCGTACTGGTTTTTGCCTTTTTAGTCCCGGCTGTTTTTACATCGATAGCCTTAACTGGGCAGGTTTTTCCACAGTTTGGTTTAGGTAGTAATGTTACAGGAACTTCAAATCTTTACTTATTGGATAAGCTTGATGGCTTATCTGAAGAGCTAGGTTTTGCAAGGTTTACCAACGGTACTCGAAATCTCAGTGACCAGGTGTTTATCACTGCTGCGTTAATGATGGGAACCGCTGGATTACCGCATATAATCGTGCGGTTTTTTACCGTAGCTAAAGTTGGTGAAGCTAGGGTATCTGCCGGTTATGCGCTAGCCTTTATTGCTTTGTTATACACCGCTGCGCCAGCGGTGGGAGCTTTTGCAAAAGTAAATCTTATTGAGTCTATCAACGGTTTGGATTTAAAAGGAATTGCGCAAGAACAGCAGCCCAGTTGGTTAGCTCATTGGCAACAAGCTGGGCTAGTGGAATGGAGCGATGAAAATGGTGATGGTCGCTTATTTTACTCGGGTGATCAGCGCAATGAAGTCACCATTAACCAAGATATAGTGGTGTTGGCCTCACCTGAGTTAGCGCAGTTGCCTAATTGGGTGGTGGCCTTGGTTGCTGCGGGAGGCTTAGCAGCGGCACTGTCTACCGCTGCCGGCTTGTTGCTGGTGATAGCCAGCTCGATATCTCATGATTTGGTCAAGCAAACTTGGCAAAAAAAACTTAGCGACAAACAGGAGCTGAAGCTGGCACGCTGCTGCGCAATTGTAGCAATTTGTGCGGCTGGCTATTTAGGCATTAACCCTCCAGCCTTAGTTGCGGAAGTGGTTGCGATTGCTTTTGGTTTGGCGGCTAGCTCGCTGTTCCCGGCTATTGTTCTGGGTATATTTGTTAAGTCTATTGGGCGTACAGCGGTAATAAGCGGCATGCTAAGCGGAATGAGCATCACTTTAGCTTACGTCGCTTTCTTTAAATTTGTATCTCCAGCTCTCAACCATACGGAGCACTGGCTTTGGGGGATTTCGCCAGAGGGAATTGGTGCTCTGGGAATGCTAGCAAATTTTGCGATTGTGTTTATCGTTCAGCGCTTTACGCAGCCAGCACCAGCTTCTGTGCAAGACTTAGTACTTGCATTGCGTAAGCCTTAA
- a CDS encoding SDR family NAD(P)-dependent oxidoreductase has protein sequence MSNKVALITGATGGIGFQVAKRLGEDGYTVVLNGIEDEAGAARVAQLQELGIEAEYYSFDVTDEVAVTSNVTRIGEKFGKIDVLVNNAGGLGGRSPMEEMTTEFYRFVMALNLDSAFFVSRAAIPFLKKGENASIINFTSNAGWNAGGPGAGIYGVSKGAVHTLTRALAKELAPAGIRVNAVSPGTIDTPFHAQIKETKPEVFASWKDSILLGRLGQPEEVASTISFLVSKDASFITAETVQIGGGQALGI, from the coding sequence ATGTCTAATAAAGTTGCATTAATTACCGGAGCAACCGGTGGAATTGGTTTTCAAGTGGCAAAACGCTTAGGTGAAGACGGCTATACCGTTGTTTTGAACGGTATCGAAGATGAAGCCGGCGCAGCACGCGTTGCTCAATTACAAGAATTAGGTATTGAAGCAGAATACTATAGCTTTGACGTTACTGATGAAGTAGCTGTTACCAGCAACGTGACTAGAATTGGTGAAAAGTTTGGCAAAATTGACGTGCTGGTAAACAACGCCGGTGGCTTAGGCGGTCGTAGCCCAATGGAAGAAATGACCACGGAGTTCTACCGTTTTGTAATGGCCCTAAATTTAGATAGTGCATTCTTTGTATCGCGTGCTGCAATTCCATTCTTGAAGAAAGGTGAAAATGCTTCAATCATTAATTTCACCTCAAATGCAGGTTGGAATGCCGGTGGTCCGGGCGCAGGCATTTATGGTGTTTCAAAGGGTGCTGTACATACTTTAACTCGCGCTTTAGCCAAAGAGCTAGCGCCAGCGGGTATTCGTGTTAACGCAGTATCTCCTGGTACTATTGATACGCCATTCCACGCTCAAATTAAAGAGACGAAGCCTGAAGTATTTGCTTCATGGAAAGATAGCATTCTACTGGGTCGCTTAGGTCAGCCAGAAGAAGTTGCTTCTACAATTTCTTTCTTGGTCAGCAAAGATGCTTCATTCATCACAGCTGAAACAGTACAAATTGGTGGTGGACAAGCTTTAGGTATCTAA
- a CDS encoding oligogalacturonate-specific porin KdgM family protein → MKSYSLAMLLSGGCLLSANVLATSVDFRHEYKSDTKQHASRVKMAHTFENNFSMALELKFKGEEGKFMEDLQSNGSEIDLGYRYKINDQWALIPGMPIEFGQSGATYKPQLRLTYTPEKVKGLSLSGRYRLDVKPGEDIKKYRHRYTANIGYKYQQWTFGLEGNYYYSDNSEYHLYNNGRTNYENNFTIHYSMGSWTPWLEFGDVSISDQSSQRELRSRIGLRYNF, encoded by the coding sequence ATGAAATCATACAGTCTAGCAATGTTACTTAGTGGTGGTTGTTTACTGAGTGCGAACGTTCTCGCGACTTCAGTAGACTTTCGCCATGAGTACAAAAGTGATACCAAGCAGCATGCTAGCCGAGTAAAGATGGCCCATACCTTTGAAAATAATTTCTCTATGGCTTTAGAGCTTAAATTTAAAGGAGAAGAGGGCAAATTCATGGAAGACTTACAATCAAACGGATCTGAAATCGACCTTGGCTACCGCTATAAAATTAACGATCAATGGGCGCTAATTCCTGGTATGCCTATAGAGTTTGGTCAATCCGGTGCTACCTACAAACCGCAGCTCCGATTAACCTACACCCCAGAAAAGGTAAAGGGATTGTCATTAAGTGGCCGTTACCGACTTGACGTAAAACCGGGAGAAGATATTAAGAAGTATCGCCATCGCTATACCGCCAACATTGGATATAAGTATCAGCAATGGACCTTTGGTCTAGAGGGTAACTATTACTATTCCGACAATTCTGAATATCACCTCTATAACAATGGCCGAACTAATTATGAAAACAACTTTACCATTCATTACAGCATGGGCAGTTGGACGCCGTGGTTAGAGTTTGGTGATGTTTCAATTTCCGATCAATCTAGCCAACGAGAGTTAAGAAGCCGCATAGGCCTACGCTATAACTTCTAA
- a CDS encoding (2Fe-2S)-binding protein, protein MWVCLCEQINDEALANSYAQGLKTVKQLKQAKQLGSTCGKCIRLAKQKLAQLDSSIIQVSLLT, encoded by the coding sequence ATGTGGGTGTGTTTATGCGAACAGATTAACGATGAAGCATTGGCAAACAGTTATGCGCAAGGCTTAAAAACGGTTAAACAGCTGAAACAAGCCAAGCAGTTGGGTAGCACCTGTGGTAAGTGCATTCGATTAGCAAAACAAAAGCTTGCTCAATTAGATAGCTCTATCATTCAAGTAAGCTTGCTAACTTAG
- a CDS encoding FadR/GntR family transcriptional regulator, whose protein sequence is MSNEFMQIEGASRSLHLQVAREIARGILSGSLPQGSIIPGELDLCEQFGVSRTALREAIKLLNSKGLLESRPKIGTRVRDREYWNFLDSQLLDWMMGLSNTEKSYQEFLALRRAIEPEAAALAARNASAEQRMSLSAVFQKMSDVAAGVDDVNSWTDVDMEFHRLVFLSTGNSFYIPFANVLRTMFIGFIDHSSKEGGTCIDEHKAIYDAIMAGNADKAREANLALLNNSNHRLPSDTAA, encoded by the coding sequence ATGTCTAACGAATTTATGCAAATAGAAGGTGCGTCTCGCAGTCTTCATTTGCAAGTAGCGAGAGAGATCGCCCGTGGCATCTTGTCGGGAAGTTTGCCCCAGGGCAGCATTATTCCCGGTGAGCTAGATCTGTGCGAACAGTTTGGTGTTAGCCGCACTGCATTACGTGAAGCAATTAAATTGCTTAACTCTAAAGGCTTATTAGAGTCTCGCCCTAAAATTGGCACGCGAGTGCGCGACCGCGAATATTGGAACTTTTTAGATTCTCAATTACTCGATTGGATGATGGGCTTAAGCAATACTGAAAAATCCTACCAAGAGTTTTTGGCCTTGCGCAGAGCAATTGAACCCGAAGCCGCAGCTTTAGCAGCGCGAAATGCAAGTGCAGAACAGCGCATGAGTTTATCGGCTGTTTTCCAAAAGATGTCAGATGTTGCTGCTGGTGTAGACGACGTTAACTCATGGACAGACGTAGACATGGAGTTTCACCGTTTAGTATTTCTATCGACAGGTAATAGCTTTTATATTCCTTTTGCTAATGTTCTACGCACTATGTTTATTGGCTTTATTGACCACTCATCAAAAGAAGGTGGTACCTGTATAGATGAGCATAAAGCAATTTATGATGCCATTATGGCTGGTAATGCAGACAAAGCTCGTGAAGCCAACTTAGCGTTATTAAATAACAGCAATCACCGTTTACCTTCGGACACCGCTGCTTAA
- a CDS encoding LysR family transcriptional regulator, whose translation MDLEEIYRRDLNLLIALKVLIEEGSVSKAAIRLSLSQSAMSRVLTRLRDLLNDPLFIRQGQGLVPTERALELNQALQGPLENLRQVLSPNGFNPAECTQHFTIATTDYAMQTILPFALARIYQEAPNISLEFAPLQHEQLAQQLSADGCDMAICRPTQSVAPLAKESLGLVSVFCLLAKHHPLADKELTLKEYLAYPHAMIAISDGVKSLLDEALSGQDKPQLLLRAYHLEAALAISEQVPVIITVPADLAYLVAEKNQLVVKPLPFEFKPFDYSLLWHPRCEHSAPQVWLRNVIKQECSRLISKRVQDMGLVE comes from the coding sequence ATGGACTTAGAAGAAATCTATCGTCGTGACCTAAACTTACTCATAGCTTTAAAAGTGCTCATCGAGGAAGGTAGCGTAAGTAAAGCAGCTATCCGCTTGAGTCTTAGTCAATCGGCGATGAGTAGAGTATTAACCCGCCTACGTGACTTACTCAATGACCCTTTGTTTATTCGCCAAGGCCAAGGTTTGGTGCCTACTGAGCGAGCCTTAGAATTGAATCAAGCCTTACAAGGCCCCTTAGAAAACCTGCGTCAGGTACTCAGCCCCAATGGGTTTAACCCAGCAGAATGCACCCAGCATTTCACCATCGCAACTACCGACTATGCAATGCAAACCATTTTGCCCTTTGCCCTAGCAAGGATCTATCAAGAAGCGCCTAACATCTCCCTTGAGTTTGCTCCTCTGCAGCATGAACAACTCGCCCAACAGTTATCAGCAGATGGCTGCGATATGGCGATTTGTCGGCCGACCCAGTCAGTGGCACCTCTAGCTAAAGAAAGCTTGGGTTTAGTGAGTGTATTTTGTTTACTTGCTAAGCATCACCCATTGGCAGATAAAGAACTCACTCTGAAAGAGTATTTGGCTTATCCCCATGCGATGATAGCCATTAGTGATGGAGTGAAAAGCTTGCTGGATGAAGCATTATCTGGTCAAGATAAACCTCAGCTATTACTTCGTGCTTATCACCTAGAAGCGGCCCTAGCAATTAGTGAACAAGTGCCGGTGATTATTACGGTTCCCGCTGACCTAGCCTATTTAGTCGCAGAAAAGAATCAACTAGTAGTTAAACCGCTGCCTTTTGAATTTAAGCCTTTTGACTACTCACTGTTATGGCACCCACGCTGCGAGCACTCTGCTCCGCAAGTTTGGCTGCGCAATGTAATTAAACAAGAATGTAGCCGCTTAATAAGTAAACGTGTGCAAGACATGGGATTAGTAGAATAA
- a CDS encoding esterase/lipase family protein: MKLIFVHGWSVTNTSTYGELPQSLVAKASSAGLQIDLEHIYLGKYISFHDEVSMDDISRAMQQALQDLPGNESSIQEFSCITHSTGGPVVRSWVDKYYGAAGLGSLPLKHLVMLAPANHGSSLAVLGKQRVGRIKSWFAGVEPGQRVLDWLSLGSQGQWQLNENGMAYDYVGNSFYPFVLSGQGIDTKFYDFLNGYLVESGSDGVVRIAGANMNYRYFALDQSEELLNGFQGKAYRLKPSELEPVRRPAEVPIGILSEFSHSGPKMGIMANKASSANHHIVVDQVLACLQVNSASDYQQRSAELTQLSQAEQAKVPLGKKRSIGKYCMLVVRVRDQTGEHIHNENYDVLLLAGKGYKPHQLPEGFFVDKQMNKATHSLVYYIDADKMSQIKDNCFGLQIMARPNKGFSFYTNTQFRSEGLAIDQVCAANQTTYIDITIHRDVDKNVFRFASAKAPRESFKNIKPSGDTIS; this comes from the coding sequence ATGAAATTGATTTTTGTGCATGGCTGGAGTGTGACCAATACCTCCACTTACGGCGAGCTTCCGCAATCGTTAGTGGCTAAAGCTAGTAGCGCGGGTTTGCAGATTGATTTAGAGCATATCTATTTAGGCAAATACATTAGTTTTCACGATGAAGTCTCGATGGATGATATATCGCGCGCCATGCAGCAAGCTTTGCAAGATTTACCCGGCAACGAAAGCAGTATTCAAGAGTTCTCTTGTATTACCCATTCAACTGGTGGGCCGGTGGTGCGTTCATGGGTTGATAAATACTATGGCGCTGCGGGTTTAGGGTCTTTGCCTCTAAAGCATTTAGTGATGCTTGCACCAGCAAATCATGGCTCAAGCTTAGCGGTATTAGGTAAGCAGCGAGTGGGCCGAATTAAGTCTTGGTTTGCCGGTGTTGAGCCAGGGCAAAGAGTATTAGATTGGTTGAGTTTAGGCAGCCAAGGGCAGTGGCAACTAAACGAAAACGGCATGGCATATGATTATGTTGGCAACAGCTTTTATCCCTTTGTACTAAGTGGTCAAGGTATTGATACTAAGTTTTATGACTTTTTAAATGGCTATTTAGTGGAGTCTGGCTCTGACGGTGTGGTGCGGATAGCGGGCGCTAATATGAATTATCGTTATTTCGCGCTTGACCAGTCTGAAGAGCTGCTAAACGGTTTTCAAGGTAAGGCTTATCGATTAAAACCTAGTGAATTAGAGCCCGTAAGACGACCAGCCGAAGTGCCTATCGGGATATTAAGTGAGTTTAGTCACTCAGGTCCTAAGATGGGCATTATGGCTAATAAAGCCAGCTCTGCTAATCATCATATCGTTGTTGACCAAGTGCTTGCATGTTTGCAAGTAAACAGTGCCAGTGATTACCAGCAACGCAGCGCTGAGCTAACGCAGTTAAGCCAAGCCGAACAAGCCAAAGTGCCGCTCGGTAAAAAGCGAAGCATTGGTAAATATTGCATGTTGGTTGTGCGGGTTAGAGACCAAACTGGCGAGCACATTCACAATGAAAACTACGATGTTTTGCTACTAGCAGGTAAAGGTTATAAACCGCATCAGTTACCGGAAGGCTTTTTTGTAGATAAACAAATGAATAAAGCAACACATAGCTTGGTGTATTACATTGATGCCGACAAAATGTCGCAAATTAAAGATAATTGTTTTGGGCTTCAAATCATGGCTAGGCCAAACAAAGGATTCTCTTTTTACACTAATACTCAGTTTCGCTCAGAAGGTTTAGCCATCGATCAAGTGTGCGCCGCTAACCAAACCACCTATATCGATATCACTATCCATCGCGATGTAGATAAAAACGTATTTAGATTTGCGTCTGCGAAGGCGCCCCGAGAAAGCTTTAAGAACATTAAACCCTCTGGTGATACCATTTCTTAA